A part of Penaeus vannamei isolate JL-2024 chromosome 1, ASM4276789v1, whole genome shotgun sequence genomic DNA contains:
- the LOC138862969 gene encoding putative uncharacterized protein ENSP00000383309, which translates to MEGMTGYEGMAPGAMGCPCPCLTGMENSLRARGCRASAHPCPCRSERRAIPSCTLSHTTQTCPPKLAVSSTCAARQVPLKQAQPGRPLGLAAGPVLPSSHLLDHLGLKPPRVEIMPSPTIQASRSSLSLSSRSPMDSGPQQELSRKRSALPWPRKGQSWSLPKAPKRLGRFSSRRNRSMNCPPPSSSSTLHPPARASLHPPSRSSSLRPPARASASHPHAHISTLHPLVRASTLHPYSRTSSSHPDFREFYF; encoded by the exons ATGGAGGGTATGACTGGGTATGAGGGG ATGGCCCCGGGTGCCATGGGGTGCCCATGTCCGTGCCTTACTGGGATGGAGAACTCCCTCCGCGCGCGGGGGTGCCGCGCCTCGGCTCACCCGTGCCCTTGCAGAAGTGAGCGCCGCGCCATCCCCAGCTGCACTCTGTCCCATACCACGCAGACTTGTCCCCCTAAACTTGCTGTCTCCTCGACCTGCGCCGCCAGACAGGTGCCTCTTAAGCAGGCTCAGCCTGGCCGGCCGCTCGGTCTGGCCGCCGGCCCTGTCCTACCCAGCTCCCACCTCCTCGACCACCTCGGGCTGAAACCTCCTCGCGTGGAAATCATGCCGTCGCCGACCATCCAGGCTTCCAGGTCATCCCTCTCGCTGTCTTCCAGGTCACCCATGGACTCAGGACCCCAGCAAGAACTCAGCCGGAAGAGGTCTGCCTTGCCTTGGCCACGCAAAGGCCAGTCCTGGTCCCTCCCGAAGGCACCGAAGAGGCTAGGACGATTCTCTAGTCGACGGAACCGATCCATGAACTGTCCGCCTCCGTCTAGTTCATCCACtctccacccacccgcccgcgcctccctccaccctccttcccgctcctccaGCCTTCGGCCGCCCGCTCGTGCCTCGGCGagtcaccctcacgcccacatctcGACCCTCCACCCCCTCGTACGGGCGTCCACCCTTCATCCCTACAGCCGCACCTCCAGCAGCCATCCAGACTTCCGCGAGTTTTACTTCTGA
- the LOC113821950 gene encoding ATP-sensitive inward rectifier potassium channel 12-like isoform X4, whose amino-acid sequence MMSRVQPSPGCSADTFVRLRGESQDSGAWDCLLLDTKRVAKQRRCRRTSSASGAELLPPAAAPSRFSTISEPGALRFSDEFDSKECSPLSSPSGVVATRQAAENLVALGPGALGPEKALPGDKGRAPKTGCFGRTAGRYKEWCLKYRHTRISSKKFRKRVVQKSGECNVTPSNVAKRRRRYLQDIFTTLVDVQWRWTLLVFAMSFMMSWLVFAVIWYIIAYTHGDLEEANQSDKGWTPCVVNIYSFTSCFLFSVETQHTIGYGSRHTTEYCPEAIIIMCVQSITGVMIQAFMVGIVFAKLSRPKKRTQTLLFSRNACLCLRDGEMCLLFRVGDMRKSHIIEAHVRAQLIRKRVTREGEVLPFFQYELDVGYDIGEDRIFFIWPMTIVHKINENSPLYDLSAHDLLREKFEIVVILEGVIESTGMTTQARSSYLPNEILWGYRFEPLVTFNKNTGQYAVDYSLFNNTYQVNTPLYSARELDRLNSQESSPERDGEDSDSTTPQQHETSSQVTPLTPLTPMSPLTPMTPTSSTGNVGGTCTLDMHGCGHDTPGETPSSQPLLQDHSHV is encoded by the exons ATGATGTCCCGCGTGCAGCCGAGCCCGGGCTGCTCGGCCGACACCTTCGTGCGTCTCCGCGGCGAGAGCCAGGACAGCGGCGCCTGGGACTGCCTCCTCCTGGACACCAAGCGCGTGGCCAAGCAGCGGCGCTGCAGGAGGACCAGTAGCGCCTCGGGGGCCGAGCTcctcccgcccgccgccgcccccagCCGCTTCTCGACCATCTCGGAGCCCGGCGCCCTCAGGTTTTCCGATGAGTTCGACTCGAAGGAGTGCTCCCCGCTGTCGTCGCCCTCAGGAGTGGTGGCGACGCGGCAGGCGGCCGAGAACCTGGTCGCGTTGGGGCCCGGCGCGCTGGGGCCCGAGAAGGCCCTGCCGGGGGACAAGGGGCGCGCGCCCAAGACCGGCTGCTTCGGGAGAACCGCCGGCAGGTACAAGGAATGGTGCCTCAA GTACAGGCACACGCGCATAAGCAGTAAAAAATTCCGGAAACGCGTCGTCCAGAAAAGCGGCGAATGTAATGTCACGCCTTCGAACGTGGCCAAGCGCAGGAGACGCTACTTGCAGGATATTTTCACTACGCTCGTCGATGTGCAg tgGCGGTGGACCCTGCTGGTGTTCGCAATGTCCTTCATGATGTCGTGGCTTGTCTTCGCCGTCATCTGGTACATCATCGCCTACACACACGGAGACCTCGAGGAAGCGAATCAGAGTGACAAAGG CTGGACCCCGTGCGTGGTAAACATCTACAGCTTCACGTCCTGCTTCCTGTTCAGCGTCGAGACCCAGCACACCATCGGCTACGGGTCGCGGCACACCACAGAATACTGCCCCGaagccatcatcatcatgtgtGTGCAGAGCATCACGGGGGTCATGATACAG gccttCATGGTGGGCATCGTGTTCGCCAAGCTGTCGCGGCCGAAGAAGCGCACGCAGACGCTGCTCTTCTCCCGCAACGCGTGCCTGTGCCTCCGCGACGGCGAGATGTGCCTGCTGTTCCGCGTGGGCGACATGCGGAAGTCGCACATCATCGAGGCGCACGTGCGGGCGCAGCTGATCCGCAAGCGGGTGACGCGGGAGGGCGAGGTGCTGCCCTTCTTCCAGTACGAGCTCGACGTGGGCTACGACATCGGCGAGGACCGCATCTTCTTCATCTGGCCCATGACCATCGTGCACAAGATCAACGAGAACTCGCCGCTCTACGACCTGTCGGCGCACGACCTGCTCAGGGAGAAGTTCGAGATCGTCGTCATTCTGGAGGGCGTCATCGAGTCCACAG GAATGACGACCCAAGCGAGGTCCTCCTACCTGCCCAACGAGATCCTGTGGGGATACAGGTTCGAGCCGTTGGTCACCTTCAACAAGAACACGGGCCAGTACGCTGTGGATTATTCCCTCTTCAACAACACTTACCAGGTCAACACGCCGCTCTATTCCGCAAGGGAGCTCGACAGATTAAACAGCCAAGAATCTTCACCAG AACGCGATGGTGAAGACTCGGACTCAACCACACCACAACAGCATGAGACCAGTTCGCAAG TTACGCCTCTCACCCCGCTGACGCCCATGTCCCCCCTGACGCCCATGACGCCCACCTCCTCGACGGGAAATGTGGGCGGGACGTGCACCCTCGACATGCACGGGTGCGGCCACGACACCCCCGGAGagaccccctcctcccagcctctacTGCAGGACCACAGTCACGTCTAG